In Kineococcus rhizosphaerae, the genomic stretch AGCAGGGTGCGGATCTCCAGCTCCTCGAGGGACCCCTTGATGGCCTCGAGCTCCTCCTCGGCCTCGGTGACGGAGTCGGCGTCCCCCTCGGCCTCGGCGAGCTCGACGAGCACCTCGAGGTCGTCGATGCGCCCGCCCATCTTCTCGATGCGCTCCAGCTCGGCCTGCACGTAGGACAGGCGGCTCGTCACGCCCTGGGCGGTCTCGGGGTCGTCCCACAGGTCCGGCGCGGCGGCCTGCTCGTTGAGGTCGGCCAGTTCCGTGCGCAGGCCCTCGAGGTCCGACACCTCCCGGATGGACGCGTACGTCGTGCGGAGGGCGGAGATCTCGGCGGGGAAGTCGATGGCCACGACCGACGAGTCTACGTGCGTCGCGCGAAGGCCTCCGCGCTCAGTTCCCGCTCCCCGTCGGTCACGGCCCGCAGCACCCGCTCGGCCACCTCGGCCGGCGCCAGCCCCTGCGGCAGCCGCGGGGCGGTCCCGGCCACCGGGCGGGTCGCCAGCCCCGTCTCGGTGTGCGGGGGCCGCACGTCGAGGACCCGGACGCGGGAGCGTTCCTCGCGGGCCAGGGCCGTGACGAAGGCGGACAGCGCGGCCTTGGCCGCGGAGTAGGGGGCCATCCCGGCCTGCGGGCGCTCGGCGACGACGCCGGTCAGCACCACCGCGAACGGATCGCGGCCCTCCCGCAGGTGCGGCAGGGCCGCGCGCAGCAGCCGGATGGGGCCGATCGCGTCGGCCAGGAACAGCTCGTCGAGCAGGTCGTCGTCGGCGTCGGCGGCCGGGCCGAAGGCCACCACCCCGGCGGCGTGCACGAGCCCGTCGAGCCGGCCCAGGTGCGCCACCGCCTCGTCCACGAGGCGCTCGGGCTCACCCGGCAGCCGCAGGTCGGCGGCCACGGCGTGCGTGCCGGCGACCTCAGGCGCGCTGCGGCTGCTCGTGACCACCCGGGCCCCGGCGGCCAGCAGCCCCTCGACCAGCGGGCGTCCCAGCCCCCCGCCGGCCCCGGTCACCAGCACGGCCGCGTCGCGTAGCTCCACGCGCTCACCGTGGCACGCTCAGCGCAGCTCCGCCTCCGCGCTGGAGCGGGCCGTGATCCGCACCCGCGCGAACCGCTCGGGCACGAACGCCGTGAACGGTGGCGCGGTCACGACCACCAGCTCCACGTCGGCGCGCCGGCCGTCGGGGGTCCCGGTGCCCGCGCCCACGACGACGCCCGCGACGTCGGCGTGCTCGCGCACGTACCCCTCGACGCTGCCGCGGACCGAGGCGTCGGTGAGCAGGACGCGTCCCCCGGAGTAGTAGGACCGCCCGTCGAGGGCGTCGGCGGCGTCGCGGGCGGCGGCGTCGGCCACGGCGTAGAGGCGCTTGCGCTGCAGGTGCACCGCCGAGGCGGAGACGACGACGAGGACGAGGACCACGGCCAGCAGCCCGAAGGCCAGGGACAGCAGGGCGATGCGCCCCTCGTCGCGCGGGGCCCCCACCGCGACGTCCGCACGGCCCCTCACGCCGCGAACCGGTCGACGACGGCCACCCGGCGGACCTGCACGGGCACGTGCAGCGGGACCGCACCGGCCAGGAACGCCGGGACGAGCGGCAGTTGAACGTCCAGGCGCACCGTCGCGGCGACCTCGGCCTGCGGCGTGCGGCACGGGTCCGTCGAGCAGGCGACGTCCAGCGTCGCCGTCCGCGGGTCCAGGTGCTGGTCGGTGACGGCCAGCGCCACCGCCGCCTCGGCCTCGCGCGCCGGGGTGCCGGTGGCGACGAGCCGCGACGCCTCCCCCGCCCCGGACTCGACGGCGAACGTCGCGGCCTGGACCCGGCCCAGGGCCAGCACGAGGTACGCGACCGGGACGAGCAGCAGCA encodes the following:
- a CDS encoding SDR family NAD(P)-dependent oxidoreductase, encoding MELRDAAVLVTGAGGGLGRPLVEGLLAAGARVVTSSRSAPEVAGTHAVAADLRLPGEPERLVDEAVAHLGRLDGLVHAAGVVAFGPAADADDDLLDELFLADAIGPIRLLRAALPHLREGRDPFAVVLTGVVAERPQAGMAPYSAAKAALSAFVTALAREERSRVRVLDVRPPHTETGLATRPVAGTAPRLPQGLAPAEVAERVLRAVTDGERELSAEAFARRT
- a CDS encoding pilus assembly protein TadG-related protein, with the protein product MRGRADVAVGAPRDEGRIALLSLAFGLLAVVLVLVVVSASAVHLQRKRLYAVADAAARDAADALDGRSYYSGGRVLLTDASVRGSVEGYVREHADVAGVVVGAGTGTPDGRRADVELVVVTAPPFTAFVPERFARVRITARSSAEAELR
- a CDS encoding pilus assembly protein TadE, encoding MNPPTRDEGSAAVEFLAVGLLLLVPVAYLVLALGRVQAATFAVESGAGEASRLVATGTPAREAEAAVALAVTDQHLDPRTATLDVACSTDPCRTPQAEVAATVRLDVQLPLVPAFLAGAVPLHVPVQVRRVAVVDRFAA